One window from the genome of Magnolia sinica isolate HGM2019 chromosome 4, MsV1, whole genome shotgun sequence encodes:
- the LOC131244189 gene encoding uncharacterized protein LOC131244189, with protein MVSSSTAATMKSPNHVRSTSLPSRSHPLAQRVEEQLGKLRAWNTLSSSSSSSSSSSSVHPTSEMLCESLNGLVDLYDCVGDLLELPLTQQALVHHRHQKWAEEALDGCLRMLDVRGSAGDVFMKMKEHVQDLQSALRRREPGVGSKVSTFLSSKRKMKKDIKKCLKASKRTENQSTLFPLLGDNQHLGVVIHVLREVRSITISVFETISSFMLVSRPKITLVGRSVVSKWMGMQRVACEGEAKKMSEMERVDATLYSLHSSNVCKDIDAESMQIAQKQLEGLELSIQSLQDGLDCLFRHLIKTRVSLLNIFNH; from the coding sequence ATGGTCAGCTCATCTACGGCGGCCACGATGAAGAGTCCTAACCATGTCCGCTCAACCAGCTTGCCTTCCAGGTCGCATCCCCTCGCTCAGAGAGTCGAGGAACAGCTCGGCAAATTAAGAGCTTGGAACACACtctcatcatcgtcatcatcatcatcatcgtcgtcgtccGTCCATCCAACATCCGAGATGTTATGTGAAAGCTTGAATGGCCTCGTTGACTTGTATGATTGCGTTGGGGATTTGCTCGAATTGCCACTCACCCAACAAGCATTGGTCCATCATCGGCACCAGAAATGGGCCGAAGAAGCATTGGATGGATGTCTTCGAATGTTGGATGTGCGTGGCAGCGCCGGAGATGTTTTCATGAAGATGAAGGAACATGTCCAAGACCTACAATCAGCTCTTCGCAGAAGAGAACCTGGTGTTGGAAGCAAGGTCTCGACTTTCCTCTCTTCCAAACGGAAGATGAAGAAAGATATAAAAAAATGCCTTAAAGCATCGAAGAGAACAGAAAACCAATccactctctttcctctcttggGCGATAATCAACATCTTGGGGTGGTTATTCATGTCCTCAGAGAAgtaaggtcgatcaccatctccGTCTTCGAAACCATTTCATCCTTCATGTTAGTGTCAAGGCCAAAAATTACATTGGTTGGAAGGTCCGTggtctcaaaatggatgggcatgcAGCGAGTAGCATGTGAAGGAGAAGCGAAGAAAATGAGTGAAATGGAGAGGGTTGATGCCACTCTCTACTCCCTTCACAGCAGCAATGTATGCAAGGATATCGATGCCGAGAGCATGCAAATTGCACAAAAACAGTTGGAAGGATTGGAACTAAGCATCCAGAGTCTTCAAGATGGATTGGATTGTTTGTTTAGGCATTTGATTAAAACCCGAGTCTCCCTCCTCAATATATTTAACCACTAG